In Fusobacterium perfoetens, one genomic interval encodes:
- a CDS encoding 3-deoxy-D-manno-octulosonic acid transferase, with protein sequence MLYNFFRLVIYIPLVFVYIFNSKKREFLKRRFFQDFAFLKNEKEYIWIHCSSVGEVNLSDSLIKKILEKKSENILLSVFTDTGFETAEKKYSTNDRIKIIYFPLDDYFLIKTILKSIRLKTLIVIETEIWPNLINLCSKAGKVILANGRISDKSFKRDKKIGFILKSLLGEKIDFFCVQTEIDKERFIELGAKKNRVEVTGNLKFDIELENFSEESKENLKNQIYYNGKKIFVCGSTRTGEDEILIDSFKKLKNYLLVLVPRHLDRIPKLEELIKSQGLTYKKYSELEEGDYQVLIVDKMGILRKFYSIADVTFVGGTLVNIGGHSLLEPLFYRKTPIFGKYLQNVKDISKEVLKREIGYLAENSEEIYENILKIEKNDLDSKKIEDFFRENQNVAEKILEKI encoded by the coding sequence ATGTTGTATAATTTTTTTAGACTTGTTATCTATATACCTCTTGTGTTTGTGTATATTTTTAATAGTAAAAAAAGAGAGTTTTTAAAGAGAAGATTTTTTCAAGATTTTGCTTTCTTGAAAAATGAAAAGGAATATATTTGGATTCACTGTTCATCTGTTGGAGAGGTAAACCTTTCAGATTCTTTGATAAAAAAAATCCTTGAAAAAAAATCTGAAAATATACTTTTAAGTGTGTTTACTGATACAGGATTTGAGACAGCTGAGAAAAAATATTCTACTAATGACAGAATAAAAATTATCTATTTTCCATTAGATGATTATTTCTTGATAAAAACTATTTTGAAAAGTATAAGATTAAAAACTTTGATTGTAATAGAAACTGAGATATGGCCAAACTTAATAAATCTTTGCTCAAAAGCAGGAAAAGTTATCTTAGCCAATGGAAGAATTTCTGATAAAAGTTTTAAAAGAGATAAAAAGATTGGATTTATCTTAAAATCTCTTTTAGGGGAAAAAATAGATTTTTTCTGTGTGCAAACTGAGATTGATAAAGAGAGATTTATAGAGCTTGGAGCAAAAAAAAATAGAGTAGAAGTTACAGGAAATCTTAAATTTGACATTGAATTGGAAAACTTTTCTGAGGAGTCAAAAGAAAACCTTAAAAATCAAATCTACTATAATGGAAAGAAAATATTTGTCTGTGGAAGTACAAGAACTGGTGAAGATGAGATTTTAATAGATAGCTTTAAAAAATTAAAAAATTATCTTCTTGTATTAGTTCCAAGACATCTTGATAGAATACCTAAATTAGAGGAGCTTATAAAATCTCAAGGGCTTACTTATAAAAAATATAGTGAGTTGGAAGAGGGGGATTATCAAGTTTTGATAGTTGATAAAATGGGAATTTTAAGAAAATTTTATTCTATAGCAGATGTAACTTTTGTAGGTGGTACTTTGGTAAATATCGGAGGGCATAGTTTATTAGAGCCACTATTTTATAGAAAAACTCCAATTTTTGGAAAATATCTTCAAAATGTAAAGGATATTTCTAAGGAAGTTTTAAAAAGAGAGATAGGATATTTAGCTGAAAATTCAGAAGAAATCTACGAGAATATTTTAAAAATAGAAAAAAATGATTTGGATAGTAAAAAAATAGAGGATTTCTTTAGAGAAAATCAAAATGTAGCTGAAAAGATTTTAGAAAAAATATAG